The Sagittula sp. P11 genome window below encodes:
- a CDS encoding class I SAM-dependent methyltransferase, producing the protein MQDSPTDFFAGNAATGYDARNARLAPISDALHFLTGLVLEDLPEDARLLSVGTGTGAEVLALARAHPGWRFTCVDPSADMLAVCADRLAQAGLSDRCTLVHGDVHALPDGAPHDAALAMLVAHFIAEGDRPAFYAAIRAQLSPGAPFVSAEISHDLDAPSFAPTLGTWKKVQTLMGATPESLDRLSVLLRETLAVLSPARTDTLLAEAGFTAPTTFYQAVMIRALHARA; encoded by the coding sequence ATGCAGGATTCCCCCACCGATTTCTTCGCGGGCAATGCCGCGACGGGCTACGACGCCCGCAACGCACGCCTCGCACCGATCTCCGACGCGCTGCATTTCCTGACCGGCCTCGTGCTGGAGGACCTTCCCGAAGACGCCCGTCTGCTCTCCGTGGGCACCGGCACCGGGGCAGAGGTGCTGGCCCTCGCCCGCGCTCATCCCGGCTGGCGCTTCACCTGCGTCGACCCCTCCGCCGACATGCTCGCCGTCTGCGCCGACCGGCTGGCGCAGGCGGGCCTTTCGGACCGCTGCACGCTGGTCCACGGCGACGTGCACGCCCTGCCCGACGGCGCCCCGCATGACGCGGCGCTGGCCATGCTCGTCGCCCACTTCATCGCCGAGGGCGACCGCCCCGCCTTCTACGCCGCGATTCGCGCGCAGCTCTCCCCCGGCGCGCCCTTCGTCAGCGCCGAGATCAGCCACGACCTCGACGCCCCCAGCTTCGCGCCGACGCTCGGGACGTGGAAAAAGGTCCAGACCCTGATGGGCGCCACACCCGAGTCGCTCGACCGCCTGTCCGTCCTGCTGAGAGAGACGCTCGCCGTCCTCTCCCCCGCCCGGACCGACACGCTGCTGGCAGAGGCGGGCTTCACCGCCCCAACGACCTTCTATCAGGCCGTGATGATCCGCGCCCTGCACGCCCGCGCCTGA
- a CDS encoding pyridoxine 5'-phosphate synthase: MTPTGKLRLGVNIDHVATVRNARGSAYPDPIRAAKLAEEAGADGITAHLREDRRHISDSDIERLMDTLTLPLNFEMAATPEMQAIALRHKPHAICLVPEKREERTTEGGLEVAREENRLAHFIAPLRDAGCRVSIFIAADRRQIEAAHRIGAQVIELHTGAYCDFHAEGDFEQRDAELERMREMAAFAHSLGLEVHAGHGLTYETVKPVAAFPEVMELNIGHFIIGEAIFLGLQPAIAEMRRLMDEARA, translated from the coding sequence ATGACCCCCACCGGCAAATTGCGCCTCGGCGTGAACATCGACCACGTCGCCACCGTCCGCAACGCCCGCGGCTCCGCCTACCCGGACCCGATCCGCGCCGCCAAGCTGGCGGAGGAGGCGGGCGCCGACGGCATCACCGCCCACCTGCGCGAAGACCGCCGCCACATCTCCGACAGCGACATCGAACGGCTGATGGACACGCTCACCCTGCCGCTCAACTTCGAGATGGCCGCCACGCCCGAGATGCAGGCCATCGCGCTGCGCCACAAGCCGCACGCCATCTGCCTCGTCCCCGAGAAGCGCGAGGAGCGCACCACCGAGGGCGGGCTCGAAGTCGCGCGCGAGGAGAACAGGCTGGCGCATTTCATCGCCCCCCTGCGCGACGCGGGCTGCCGCGTGTCGATCTTCATCGCCGCCGACCGCCGCCAGATCGAGGCCGCCCACCGCATCGGCGCGCAGGTGATCGAGCTGCACACCGGCGCCTACTGCGACTTCCACGCCGAGGGCGACTTCGAGCAGCGCGACGCCGAGCTCGAGCGCATGCGCGAGATGGCCGCCTTTGCCCATTCCCTCGGGCTCGAGGTGCATGCCGGACACGGCCTGACCTACGAGACGGTGAAACCCGTCGCCGCCTTCCCCGAGGTGATGGAGCTCAACATCGGCCACTTCATCATCGGCGAGGCGATCTTCCTCGGGCTGCAACCGGCCATCGCCGAGATGCGCCGCCTGATGGACGAGGCCCGCGCATGA
- a CDS encoding nucleoside deaminase: MTEVTAAERAVMEELIDTALDRQGSGGPAAIAAAIMRGDTLLARGANEVHLNHDPSRHAEIVAISAACRALGTADLSGCTLVTTLQPCEMCLGAIRFAGIGRVIFAAQKGGVQEAKYFGFPGLDLPDFVAACDGELTTCGGVGEDRILHVYAEGND; the protein is encoded by the coding sequence ATGACGGAGGTGACCGCCGCCGAGCGCGCGGTCATGGAGGAGCTGATCGACACCGCGCTCGACCGGCAGGGCAGCGGCGGGCCCGCCGCCATCGCCGCGGCGATCATGCGGGGCGACACGCTCCTGGCGCGCGGCGCGAACGAGGTGCACCTGAACCACGACCCCTCCCGCCATGCGGAAATCGTGGCGATCTCGGCGGCCTGCCGGGCGCTCGGCACGGCGGACCTCTCGGGCTGCACGCTGGTCACCACCCTGCAACCCTGCGAGATGTGCCTCGGCGCGATCCGCTTTGCGGGCATCGGCCGGGTGATCTTCGCCGCGCAGAAGGGCGGCGTGCAGGAGGCCAAGTATTTCGGCTTCCCCGGCCTCGACCTGCCCGACTTCGTGGCCGCCTGCGACGGGGAACTGACCACCTGCGGTGGCGTTGGGGAGGACCGTATCCTGCACGTCTACGCCGAGGGCAACGACTGA
- the acpS gene encoding holo-ACP synthase has protein sequence MILGIGTDLANIERIARTLDRFGDRFRNRVFTEIEQAKAERRADTPGTYAKRWAAKEACSKALGTGLRMGIAWKDMAVTNLRTGQPVMHVTGWAKERLDSMTPPGHEAIIHVTLTDDHPWAQAFVVIEARPLASPDNA, from the coding sequence ATGATCCTCGGCATCGGCACCGACCTCGCCAACATCGAACGGATCGCGCGCACGCTCGACCGCTTCGGCGACCGTTTCCGCAACCGCGTCTTCACCGAAATCGAGCAGGCCAAGGCCGAACGCCGCGCCGACACGCCCGGCACCTACGCCAAGCGGTGGGCCGCGAAAGAGGCCTGCTCCAAGGCGCTCGGCACCGGGCTGCGGATGGGGATCGCGTGGAAGGACATGGCGGTGACCAACCTGCGCACCGGCCAGCCGGTGATGCACGTGACCGGCTGGGCGAAGGAGCGGCTGGACAGCATGACCCCGCCGGGGCACGAGGCGATCATCCACGTCACCCTCACCGACGACCACCCCTGGGCGCAGGCCTTCGTGGTGATCGAGGCGCGCCCGCTGGCATCGCCGGACAACGCCTGA